In Aegilops tauschii subsp. strangulata cultivar AL8/78 chromosome 3, Aet v6.0, whole genome shotgun sequence, one genomic interval encodes:
- the LOC109769508 gene encoding protein NRT1/ PTR FAMILY 6.1, with protein sequence MEEPPLTPPRNKAEEIKSPPTPREALKTSSLSLQRKKLGSHFLESDERRRFYNASSSSAAVGTTPLDIRGLPIPERDLPRTGGWVATFFIFGNETAERMAYYGLSVNMVVFMFKVMHLPFAASANAVNNFLGISQASSVLGGFLADAYLGRYWTIAAFTTLYLLGLIALTLCATLPALVPAQDGCDKLAMLLGGCAPAERWQMAYLYTALYVTAFGAAGIRPCVSSFGADQFDDRSAGYKRRLDRFFNLFYLAVTVGAIAAFTLVVYIQMHRGWAAAFGALALAMGASNALFFAGTPLYRHKAPGGSPLTRVAQVLVAAFRKRNADFADGGYVGLYEVAGAKSAIRGSGKIEHTDDFRWLDKAALRLDDDDEEDPWRLCTVTQVEEVKILVRLLPVPACTVMLSVVLTEFLTLSVQQAYTLNTGLLAGAVHLPVTCMPVFPCLAIFLVLALYYQTFAPLARRITGHPHGASQLQRVGLGLVFSVLSVAWAGAFERYRRRYAAEHGYLGLFLSPMPGLSAYWLLIQYCLIGVAEVFCLVGLIEFLYQEAPDAMRSVGSAYAAVAGGMGCFMATALNNAVDAATGDVRNGRPSWLAQNINVGRFDYLYWLLAVLSTINFAVFLYFASIYKYRTPPPTTTAGSNSSKVEVSVVSGHK encoded by the coding sequence ATGGAGGAGCCACCACTTACACCGCCGCGCAACAAGGCCGAGGAGATCAAGTCGCCGCCGACACCGCGGGAGGCCCTCAAGACGAGCTCGCTCTCCCTGCAGCGCAAGAAGCTCGGCTCCCACTTCCTGGAGAGCGACGAGCGCCGCCGCTTCTACAAcgcatcctcctcctccgccgcagTGGGCACGACGCCGCTGGACATCCGGGGCTTGCCGATCCCAGAGCGCGACCTGCCGCGCACGGGCGGCTGGGTGGCCACCTTCTTCATCTTCGGCAACGAGACGGCGGAGCGGATGGCCTACTACGGCCTCAGCGTCAACATGGTGGTCTTCATGTTCAAGGTCATGCACCTCCCCTTCGCCGCCTCCGCCAACGCCGTCAACAACTTCCTCGGCATCTCCCAGGCCTCCTCCGTGCTCGGCGGCTTCCTCGCCGACGCCTACCTCGGCCGCTACTGGACCATCGCCGCCTTCACCACGCTCTACCTGCTGGGCCTCATCGCGCTCACGCTCTGCGCCACGCTCCCGGCGCTCGTCCCCGCCCAGGACGGCTGCGACAAGCTCGCCATGCTGCTCGGCGGCTGCGCGCCGGCGGAGCGGTGGCAGATGGCGTACCTCTACACGGCGCTCTACGTCACGGCGTTCGGCGCCGCGGGGATCCGGCCGTGTGTGTCCTCGTTCGGGGCCGACCAGTTCGACGACCGGAGCGCGGGCTACAAGCGCCGGCTGGACCGCTTCTTCAACCTCTTCTACCTCGCCGTCACGGTGGGCGCCATCGCCGCCTTCACGCTGGTGGTGTACATCCAGATGCACCGCGGCTGGGCGGCCGCGTTCGGCGCGCTGGCGCTCGCCATGGGCGCCTCCAACGCGCTCTTCTTCGCGGGCACGCCGCTGTACCGGCACAAGGCGCCGGGGGGCAGCCCGCTGACCAGGGTGGCGCAGGTGCTCGTGGCCGCCTTCCGGAAGCGGAACGCCGACTTCGCAGACGGCGGCTACGTGGGGCTCTACGAGGTGGCCGGGGCCAAGTCGGCCATCCGCGGCAGCGGCAAGATCGAGCACACCGACGACTTCCGGTGGCTCGACAAGGCGGCGCTCCGgctcgacgacgacgacgaagaggaCCCGTGGCGGCTGTGCACGGTGACGCAGGTGGAGGAGGTGAAGATCCTGGTGCGGCTGCTGCCGGTGCCGGCGTGCACGGTGATGCTGAGCGTGGTGCTCACCGAGTTCCTGACGCTGTCGGTGCAGCAGGCGTACACGCTCAACACCGGCCTCCTCGCCGGCGCTGTGCACCTCCCGGTGACCTGCATGCCGGTGTTCCCCTGCCTGGCCATCTTCCTGGTGCTGGCGCTCTACTACCAGACCTTCGCGCCGCTGGCCCGCCGGATCACCGGCCACCCGCACGGCGCGTCGCAGCTGCAGCGGGTCGGCCTGGGCCTCGTCTTCTCCGTCCTCTCCGTGGCCTGGGCGGGCGCCTTCGAGCGGTACCGGCGGCGGTACGCGGCGGAGCACGGGTACCTGGGCCTCTTCCTGTCGCCGATGCCGGGGCTGAGCGCCTACTGGCTGCTCATCCAGTACTGCCTCATCGGGGTCGCCGAGGTGTTTTGCCTCGTGGGCCTCATCGAGTTCCTCTACCAGGAGGCGCCCGACGCGATGCGCAGCGTGGGGTCGGCGTACGCGGCCGTCGCCGGCGGCATGGGCTGCTTCATGGCCACGGCGCTCAACAACGCCGTCGACGCGGCCACAGGCGACGTCCGGAACGGGAGGCCGTCGTGGCTGGCGCAGAACATCAACGTCGGGAGGTTCGACTACCTCTACTGGCTGCTGGCCGTGCTCAGCACGATCAACTTCGCCGTCTTCCTCTACTTCGCCAGCATCTACAAGTACAGAACGCCGCCGCCGACCACCACCGCCGGCTCCAACAGCAGCAAGGTGGAGGTCTCGGTGGTTTCCGGCCACAAGTGA
- the LOC109769496 gene encoding LRR receptor-like serine/threonine-protein kinase RPK2, translating to MAVLYHLLLPLVLLLLPLASSSSAGDRAALLALKGAVTGDPASVLSAWSSSDPDHCHWRGVTCHPSSSAVAAIDLPAASLSGTLPALLPPRLLRLDLSGNNFSGPIPAAFLASATLRALNLTSNRLSGPIPFPPSSNSSSSSPPCPALAHLRLAGNFLVGEIPSAVAQCRSLRVLDVSRNVLEGAVPRALGRLAALRALDVSRNSLTDRIPPELGNCRDLAVLVLTNLTASPGDQPEFNAFLGGLPPEVVTNPALEVLWAPRANFDGRLPSYRNGSCRLRAVNLGQNYIGGPVPKWLGECGDLAFLDLSSNSLEGSMPAELRIGCMQYLNVSQNLLSGPLLSPVEGKCSSRLVDDDVVIQYYEGLVGIALIGNPFGSVLGDITKAALHDFSNNGFSGALPSLNLHLVGNYSYGLLLNSNMFNSTLSGGFFGFCKAASGVAVNLSGNQLSGSLDMLSSCTSLQSFEAGYNKFNGSISPGIGDLHLLRVLVLRANNLSGEIPVRFGDLAALEVLDLSKNSVAGILPSHLADASRLKVVMLDHNRISGSIPPSFSELAQLSVFDVSFNNLSGDIPYLRHSADCSFFVGNRLLSRCLGPNASAPPSVSTNHQKWTQRLGGHMTKSKYLVVIIAASATALVSFVVAVLLFFVCERRKRAKIENFKKKAVVTFADAPAEINYDSIIQATSNFSIQNLIGTGGFGATYKAELAPGYLVAVKRLAMGRFQGLQQFDAEIATLGRIRHKNLVTLIGYHIGESDTFLIYNYLPGGNLESFIHEMGSRQVSWAEVYTIAMDVAQALAFLHGSCTPRIIHRDIKPSNILLDEDLNAYLSDFGLARLMEVTQTHATTDVAGTFGYVAPEYATTCRVSDKSDVYSFGVVLLELMSGKRSLDPSFSQFGDGFTIVSWGRMLMQEDRTSEFFSPGLWDTSPKDRLTEMLKIAISCTSESLAVRLSMRQVAARLKQLRNEQ from the coding sequence atggcggTTCTGTACCATCTCCTCCTCccgctcgtcctcctcctcctcccgctcgcctcctcctcctccgccggcgACCGCGCGGCCCTCCTCGCGCTCAAGGGCGCCGTCACCGGCGACCCCGCCTCCGTCCTCTCCGCCTGGTCCTCCTCCGACCCCGACCACTGCCATTGGCGCGGGGTCACCTGCCACCCCTCCTCCTCGGCCGTCGCCGCCATCGACCTCCCCGCGGCCTCGCTCTCCGGAACCCTCCCCGCGCTCCTCCCGCCGCGCCTCCTCCGCCTCGACCTCTCCGGCAACAACTTCTCCGGCCCCATCCCCGCCGCCTTCCTCGCGTCCGCGACCCTCCGCGCCCTCAATCTCACCTCCAACCGCCTCTCGGGGCCCATACCCTTCCCgccctcctccaactcctcctcctcctcgccgccctgCCCCGCGCTCGCCCACCTCCGCCTCGCCGGCAACTTCCTCGTCGGCGAAATCCCCTCCGCGGTGGCCCAATGCCGCAGCCTCCGCGTCCTCGACGTCTCCCGCAACGTCCTCGAGGGCGCCGTCCCGCGCGCCCTCGgccgcctcgccgccctccgcgccctCGACGTCTCCCGCAACAGCCTCACCGACAGGATCCCCCCGGAGCTCGGCAACTGCCGGGACCTCGCCGTGCTCGTGCTCACCAACCTCACCGCGTCGCCCGGGGACCAGCCGGAGTTCAACGCCTTTCTTGGCGGGCTGCCTCCGGAGGTGGTCACCAACCCAGCGCTGGAGGTTCTCTGGGCACCAAGGGCCAACTTCGACGGCCGGTTGCCGAGCTACAGGAACGGTTCCTGCCGCCTACGGGCGGTCAACCTTGGGCAGAACTATATTGGTGGTCCAGTGCCCAAATGGCTTGGGGAGTGTGGAGACTTGGCATTTCTTGATCTGAGCTCCAACAGCTTGGAGGGTTCCATGCCTGCTGAGTTGAGGATAGGGTGTATGCAATACCTCAATGTTAGCCAGAACTTACTGTCAGGGCCGCTCCTTTCGCCCGTGGAGGGCAAATGCTCAAGCCGTTTGGTCGATGATGATGTTGTAATTCAGTACTATGAGGGATTGGTTGGGATTGCGCTGATCGGTAACCCTTTTGGGTCTGTGCTCGGGGACATTACTAAGGCCGCTCTCCATGATTTCAGCAACAATGGCTTTAGCGGGGCGTTGCCATCTCTTAACTTGCATCTGGTTGGAAATTACTCTTATGGCTTGTTGCTCAACAGTAATATGTTCAACAGCACGCTTTCGGGTGGATTTTTCGGATTCTGCAAGGCCGCAAGTGGGGTAGCAGTCAATTTGAGTGGCAATCAGTTGTCAGGTAGTCTTGATATGCTGTCAAGCTGTACATCTCTTCAAAGTTTTGAGGCTGGCTACAACAAGTTCAATGGGTCAATATCTCCTGGAATCGGTGACCTGCATTTGCTGCGTGTCCTGGTCTTGAGGGCAAACAATTTATCAGGCGAGATCCCTGTGCGATTTGGTGATTTGGCTGCTCTGGAGGTTCTGGATTTATCAAAAAATTCTGTGGCAGGTATCCTGCCATCACATTTAGCTGATGCATCGCGCCTTAAAGTAGTGATGCTTGACCACAACAGGATCTCAGGAAGCATCCCTCCTAGTTTCAGTGAACTGGCTCAACTGTCGGTGTTTGATGTCTCGTTCAACAACCTATCAGGTGACATTCCCTATCTAAGGCACTCTGCTGACTGCAGTTTCTTTGTTGGCAATCGCCTGCTGTCCCGGTGTTTGGGTCCAAATGCATCTGCACCACCATCAGTATCAACTAATCACCAGAAATGGACTCAAAGATTGGGTGGCCACATGACCAAATCCAAGTATCTGGTGGTGATTATAGCCGCGTCTGCAACTGCTCTAgtgtcttttgttgttgcagtcCTCCTCTTCTTTGTGTGTGAGAGAAGGAAAAGAGCAAAAATTGAAAATTTTAAGAAGAAAGCGGTAGTAACATTTGCTGATGCTCCTGCTGAGATTAACTATGACAGCATTATCCAAGCAACAAGTAATTTCAGTATCCAGAACCTGATTGGTACCGGTGGTTTTGGTGCTACCTACAAGGCTGAGCTGGCTCCTGGTTATCTTGTAGCGGTGAAGAGGCTAGCCATGGGGCGTTTCCAAGGTCTCCAGCAGTTTGATGCAGAAATCGCAACTCTTGGAAGAATTCGGCACAAGAATCTCGTTACACTTATTGGGTACCACATTGGAGAATCGGACACTTTCCTGATCTACAACTATCTCCCCGGTGGCAACCTCGAGAGCTTTATACATGAGATGGGTAGCAGACAGGTGTCCTGGGCTGAGGTTTATACCATTGCCATGGATGTTGCACAGGCCCTGGCTTTCCTTCACGGGTCCTGCACACCTCGGATCATTCATCGAGACATCAAACCGAGCAATATTCTGCTGGATGAGGATCTGAATGCGTACTTGTCAGATTTTGGTTTGGCGAGATTGATGGAAGTTACACAAACGCACGCCACAACTGATGTTGCTGGGACCTTTGGCTATGTTGCACCTGAATATGCGACCACCTGCAGAGTCTCTGACAAGTCCGATGTTTACAGTTTTGGAGTTGTTCTTCTAGAGTTGATGTCAGGCAAGAGGTCTTTGGATCCCTCATTTTCACAGTTTGGCGATGGTTTTACGATCGTATCATGGGGAAGGATGCTGATGCAGGAAGACCGCACCAGTGAGTTCTTCTCTCCAGGGCTATGGGATACGTCACCGAAGGACAGATTGACTGAGATGCTAAAGATTGCTATATCGTGCACCTCAGAGTCACTAGCCGTTCGGCTATCAATGAGGCAGGTTGCAGCAAGGTTGAAGCAATTGAGGAATGAACAATGA